A genomic region of Rhodothermales bacterium contains the following coding sequences:
- a CDS encoding SCP2 sterol-binding domain-containing protein has translation MPIDSIPELLAAYERNFVPERAAGVNGTVQLDLSGDGGGQWVLEFKDQTFSTREGSTEDPTVRVMADARDWIDMSVGNANPMAMMMTGKLKMKGSIALATKFNSLFKGR, from the coding sequence ATGCCCATCGACAGTATTCCGGAGCTTCTCGCCGCCTACGAGCGCAACTTTGTACCAGAGCGCGCCGCCGGCGTGAACGGCACGGTGCAGCTGGATCTCTCCGGGGACGGCGGCGGACAGTGGGTTCTGGAATTCAAGGATCAGACGTTCAGCACGCGTGAGGGATCGACCGAAGATCCGACCGTGCGTGTCATGGCCGATGCCAGGGACTGGATCGACATGTCGGTCGGCAACGCCAATCCCATGGCCATGATGATGACGGGCAAGCTCAAGATGAAGGGTTCGATTGCCCTTGCCACCAAGTTCAACAGCCTGTTCAAGGGGCGGTAA
- the pdxH gene encoding pyridoxamine 5'-phosphate oxidase, with protein MKLKTVAKHITTLGKGVARGIDPELAGGGDPYALFRAWFREAEESGLIHPEAMALATASADGQPSVRIVLLKEVDAGGFVFYTNYESRKAGELDANPHASVAFHWAPLERQVRVEGTVERVSREQSEAYFHSRPRGSQIGAWASRQSRELPERGTLEDRVAEFTGKFDGQEVPLPDHWGGYRIRPSRIEFWQGRASRLHDRLIFEPDGDDWTTHRLYP; from the coding sequence ATGAAACTGAAGACTGTCGCCAAACACATCACGACCCTGGGCAAGGGCGTGGCACGGGGCATCGATCCCGAGTTGGCCGGCGGAGGCGATCCCTATGCACTCTTTCGGGCGTGGTTCAGGGAGGCCGAGGAGTCGGGCCTGATTCATCCTGAGGCGATGGCGTTGGCGACGGCCTCGGCGGACGGGCAGCCCTCGGTGCGCATCGTGCTGCTGAAGGAGGTCGACGCCGGGGGTTTTGTCTTCTACACCAACTACGAGTCGCGCAAGGCGGGCGAGTTGGATGCGAATCCGCACGCCAGCGTGGCCTTCCACTGGGCGCCCCTTGAGCGGCAGGTCCGCGTGGAGGGCACCGTGGAGCGCGTGTCCCGCGAGCAGTCCGAGGCCTACTTCCACAGTCGACCGCGCGGAAGCCAAATCGGTGCCTGGGCATCCCGGCAGAGTCGCGAATTGCCCGAACGCGGAACCCTGGAGGATCGCGTGGCCGAGTTCACCGGCAAGTTTGACGGCCAAGAGGTCCCGCTTCCCGATCATTGGGGCGGTTACCGGATTCGGCCTTCACGTATTGAGTTTTGGCAGGGACGCGCCAGCCGCCTCCATGACCGACTGATCTTCGAGCCGGATGGCGACGACTGGACCACCCACAGACTATATCCCTGA
- a CDS encoding ABC transporter ATP-binding protein: MPTTDAPLVSVRDLHKAYPTAGGGRLEVLAGVDLDVQEGEVVAIVGQSGSGKSTLLHLIGALDRPDNGSVLFRGNEVFGRSDADLARFRNESIGFVFQFHHLLPEFTAVENVAMPALIRRVGMAEARARAMELLQLMGLDARAEHMPSELSGGEQQRVAVARALMNQPALVLADEPTGNLDTETSGRLHEELVTLSRDMGQAFVIVTHNPSLAERADRVLRLEQGRLS; encoded by the coding sequence GTGCCGACGACTGACGCACCGCTGGTTTCGGTACGGGACCTGCACAAGGCGTACCCGACGGCCGGAGGCGGCCGCTTGGAAGTGCTGGCCGGCGTAGATCTGGATGTGCAGGAAGGTGAAGTGGTCGCAATTGTCGGTCAGAGCGGGAGCGGCAAGTCCACGCTGCTGCACCTGATCGGCGCGCTGGATCGCCCGGACAACGGCTCGGTGCTGTTTCGGGGAAACGAAGTTTTTGGCCGCTCGGACGCGGATCTCGCCCGATTCCGCAACGAATCGATCGGATTCGTCTTCCAGTTTCACCACCTGCTGCCGGAGTTCACCGCGGTCGAAAACGTAGCGATGCCGGCGCTGATTCGGCGCGTCGGTATGGCCGAGGCCAGGGCGCGGGCGATGGAGTTGCTGCAGCTGATGGGCCTCGATGCCAGGGCCGAGCACATGCCCTCTGAATTGTCCGGAGGTGAGCAGCAGCGTGTGGCCGTGGCTCGGGCGCTCATGAACCAGCCTGCGCTTGTGCTGGCGGACGAACCGACGGGAAACCTGGATACGGAGACCAGCGGCCGCCTGCACGAGGAACTGGTGACCCTGAGCCGGGATATGGGACAGGCGTTCGTCATCGTAACCCACAACCCGAGTCTGGCCGAGCGTGCCGACCGGGTGTTGCGGCTGGAGCAAGGCCGGCTCTCATGA
- a CDS encoding sigma-54-dependent Fis family transcriptional regulator — MAVPSILVVDDEAAIRRTLREILEYEDFAVDEAENGHDALDKVKSSAYDLILLDVKMPKMDGLEVLAKLSDTQPEVPVVMISGHGTVDTAVEATKLGAYDFIEKPPDLNRLLLTIRNGLDRGQLENENRRMRQAIAERHEEGITPILGDSPAIGRIKATIDRVAPTEARVLITGEAGTGKELVAKWIHRGSLRKDGPLVEVNCAAIPSELIESELFGHEKGAFTGATKQRIGKFEQAHGGTLFLDEIGDMSLSAQAKVLRALQENRITRVGGDRSLPVDVRVVAATNKDLLEQIDANEFREDLYHRLGVILIHVPPLRERRGDVPIITQHIADRIARRNGVEPRPFSEAALEALSRFDWRGNVRELYNVVERLTILADGDQIGAADVDRYVRPGSGGANPVAGLLDRFDQFSDFRDQAEKLFIEHKLGHFDWNISKTAEAIGIQRSHLYNKMNKYDIQRADD, encoded by the coding sequence ATGGCAGTGCCCTCCATCCTCGTAGTCGATGACGAGGCGGCGATACGTCGCACGCTGCGCGAAATCCTCGAGTACGAAGACTTTGCGGTCGACGAGGCCGAGAACGGGCACGACGCGCTGGACAAGGTCAAGTCCTCGGCCTATGACCTGATCCTGCTCGACGTCAAGATGCCGAAGATGGACGGCCTGGAGGTCCTGGCCAAGCTGTCCGACACCCAACCGGAAGTCCCGGTGGTGATGATCTCCGGCCACGGCACCGTGGACACGGCCGTTGAGGCGACCAAGCTGGGCGCCTACGACTTCATTGAGAAGCCGCCGGATCTGAATCGGCTGCTGCTGACCATCCGGAACGGTCTGGATCGGGGTCAGCTGGAGAACGAGAACCGGCGCATGCGGCAGGCCATTGCCGAGCGTCATGAGGAGGGCATCACGCCCATTCTCGGAGACAGCCCGGCCATCGGTCGCATCAAGGCCACGATCGACCGGGTGGCACCCACCGAAGCACGCGTGCTGATCACGGGTGAGGCAGGCACCGGCAAGGAACTGGTAGCCAAGTGGATCCACCGCGGCTCGCTTCGCAAGGACGGCCCGCTCGTCGAGGTGAACTGCGCCGCGATCCCGAGCGAGCTGATCGAAAGCGAGCTCTTCGGGCACGAAAAAGGTGCCTTTACGGGTGCGACCAAGCAGCGAATCGGCAAGTTTGAGCAGGCCCATGGGGGCACGCTCTTTCTGGACGAAATCGGTGACATGAGCCTCAGCGCACAGGCCAAGGTGCTACGCGCGCTGCAGGAGAACCGCATTACGCGTGTGGGCGGCGATCGCAGCCTGCCCGTGGATGTGCGCGTGGTTGCGGCCACCAACAAGGACCTGCTGGAGCAGATCGACGCGAACGAATTCCGGGAAGACCTCTACCACCGATTGGGCGTCATCCTTATCCACGTACCGCCGCTCCGCGAGCGCCGCGGCGATGTGCCGATCATCACGCAGCACATTGCAGACCGCATCGCCCGGAGAAATGGCGTGGAGCCGCGCCCCTTCTCGGAGGCAGCGCTGGAAGCCCTGTCCCGATTCGACTGGCGCGGCAACGTGCGCGAACTCTACAACGTGGTGGAGCGGCTGACCATTCTGGCAGACGGCGATCAGATCGGCGCTGCCGACGTAGATCGTTACGTGCGTCCCGGAAGTGGTGGGGCGAACCCCGTGGCCGGCCTGCTGGACCGCTTCGACCAGTTCAGCGACTTCCGCGACCAGGCCGAAAAGCTGTTCATCGAACACAAGCTGGGCCACTTCGACTGGAACATCAGCAAGACGGCCGAGGCCATCGGCATCCAGAGAAGCCACCTCTACAACAAGATGAACAAGTACGATATCCAGCGTGCCGACGACTGA
- a CDS encoding tetratricopeptide repeat protein: MSTLNPTRKISRKQELREDKVVTVYARLLEASEKYRTYFIGAGAAIVLLVLATIAWTFMQSANQREALDAMAGAVNAYEDGSYQTALDGTGNFLGLLDVVDEYGGTDAGNLARFYAADSYFRLGNYEEALPLFREFDRDGNLLGASATAAEAAILESQGEYDRAASLYNRAATMYPSDATSPGYFMSAGRAFEAAGETSDARRAYERVRDDYPESQEARDIDFYLARVSG; the protein is encoded by the coding sequence ATGTCGACCCTGAACCCGACCCGCAAGATTTCTCGCAAGCAGGAGCTCCGCGAGGACAAGGTCGTCACCGTTTACGCGCGCCTGCTGGAGGCGTCGGAGAAGTACCGGACCTACTTCATTGGAGCCGGTGCTGCCATCGTGCTTCTGGTCCTGGCGACGATCGCATGGACGTTCATGCAGTCCGCCAACCAGCGTGAGGCACTCGATGCGATGGCCGGCGCGGTGAATGCCTACGAAGACGGTTCCTACCAGACCGCGCTTGACGGCACCGGCAACTTCCTGGGTCTACTGGATGTCGTGGACGAGTACGGCGGCACCGATGCCGGCAACCTGGCTCGCTTTTACGCGGCCGACTCCTACTTCCGTCTGGGCAACTACGAAGAGGCCCTGCCGCTCTTCCGGGAGTTCGACCGGGACGGCAACCTGCTGGGCGCCTCCGCCACGGCTGCAGAAGCCGCCATTCTGGAGAGCCAGGGCGAATATGATCGCGCCGCGTCGCTGTACAACCGTGCCGCGACGATGTACCCGAGCGATGCCACATCGCCCGGATACTTCATGTCGGCCGGCCGCGCCTTCGAGGCAGCCGGCGAAACGTCCGACGCCCGCCGCGCCTACGAGCGCGTGCGCGACGATTACCCTGAATCGCAGGAAGCACGCGACATCGATTTCTACCTGGCCCGCGTCAGCGGTTAG
- the gap gene encoding type I glyceraldehyde-3-phosphate dehydrogenase, producing the protein MAIRLGINGFGRIGRLVFRSILERESSDFNIVAVNDLTDADTLAHLFKYDSVHGRYPGTVKTYGEGLEVDGDRFKVLSERDPANLPWGDLGVDVVIESTGFFRTREKAGLHLGAGAKKVIISAPASGAVDATVVMGVNDDILTGDEEVISNASCTTNCLAPMAKVLDDAFGLKKGLMTTVHAYTSDQRIQDAPHKDLRRARAAALSIIPTTTGAAKAVGLVLPHLQGKLDGFALRVPTPDGSLTDLTAELGKEVSVEEINAAFKAAADGAMNGILEYSEEPLVSVDIIHNPHSNIFDSLSTMAFGNMVKVVGWYDNEWGYASRTVDVAKKLWDLHSA; encoded by the coding sequence ATGGCCATCCGCCTCGGTATCAATGGTTTCGGCCGCATCGGCCGCCTTGTATTTCGTTCCATCCTGGAGCGTGAGTCCAGCGACTTCAACATCGTCGCCGTCAACGACCTGACGGATGCCGACACCCTCGCCCACCTCTTCAAGTACGACTCCGTGCACGGCCGCTACCCGGGTACCGTGAAGACATACGGAGAGGGGTTGGAAGTGGACGGAGACCGGTTCAAGGTGCTCTCCGAGCGCGACCCGGCCAACCTTCCCTGGGGCGACCTGGGCGTGGATGTCGTCATTGAGTCGACCGGGTTCTTCCGCACTCGCGAGAAGGCCGGCCTGCACCTCGGCGCAGGTGCCAAGAAGGTGATCATCTCGGCTCCCGCCTCCGGGGCCGTGGACGCCACGGTGGTGATGGGTGTCAATGACGACATCCTGACTGGCGACGAGGAGGTCATCTCCAACGCCTCCTGCACCACCAACTGCCTGGCCCCGATGGCCAAGGTGCTGGACGACGCGTTCGGCCTGAAGAAAGGTCTCATGACCACGGTGCACGCCTACACGTCGGATCAGCGCATCCAGGACGCGCCTCACAAGGACTTGCGTCGTGCCCGCGCCGCTGCGCTGTCCATCATCCCGACCACCACCGGCGCCGCCAAGGCCGTCGGCCTGGTATTGCCGCATCTGCAGGGCAAGCTGGACGGCTTCGCGCTGCGCGTGCCGACCCCGGACGGCTCCCTGACCGACCTGACCGCCGAGTTGGGCAAGGAAGTCAGCGTCGAAGAAATCAACGCTGCGTTCAAGGCTGCAGCCGACGGAGCCATGAACGGGATTCTCGAATACTCGGAAGAGCCGCTCGTGTCAGTGGACATCATCCACAACCCGCACTCGAACATATTCGACTCGCTCTCGACCATGGCCTTTGGCAACATGGTCAAGGTTGTGGGCTGGTACGACAACGAGTGGGGCTATGCCAGCCGCACCGTGGACGTCGCCAAGAAACTCTGGGATCTGCACTCCGCGTGA
- a CDS encoding phosphoglycerate kinase — MNKLRLKDLAVGDRKVLVRVDFNVPLDGTTVTDDTRIRAALPTIMSITERGGAAILCAHLGRPKGEPDPKYTLAPVASHLAGLLGRPVHFVTSLTGESARAYAEDLQPGEVLLLENTRFDARETSNDPSLGRELAALADVYVNDAFGAAHRAHASTEGVTHFLEQSAMGLLVEKEVDYLGQLLGEPERPFVAVIGGAKVSDKIGIIEKLLERVDTLLVGGGMAYTFLRAQGLATGNSLVEEDKIDLARELLDRAGDRIRIPSDHVIANRFAADADRQVVSGAIPDGWMGLDIGPETVAAYSKIVEDAKTVVWNGPMGVFEMEAFAGGTNAIADALAASTDSGCLSVVGGGDSVAAVTQAGYEERLSHVSTGGGAMLEFLEGKVLPGIAALTEA; from the coding sequence GTGAACAAACTCCGTCTGAAGGATCTGGCTGTCGGGGACCGCAAGGTCCTCGTCCGGGTCGATTTCAACGTGCCGTTGGACGGCACAACCGTCACGGACGATACGCGCATACGCGCCGCGCTCCCGACCATCATGTCGATCACCGAGCGGGGCGGGGCGGCAATCCTGTGCGCCCACCTCGGTCGACCAAAGGGAGAGCCCGATCCGAAGTACACCCTGGCGCCCGTCGCCTCGCACCTTGCGGGGCTGCTCGGGCGTCCGGTGCATTTTGTGACCAGCCTGACCGGGGAGAGCGCCCGGGCATACGCCGAGGATCTCCAGCCCGGTGAAGTGCTGCTGCTTGAAAACACCCGCTTTGATGCGCGGGAGACCAGCAACGACCCTTCGCTTGGCCGCGAATTGGCCGCGCTGGCGGATGTCTACGTGAACGATGCGTTCGGTGCCGCGCACCGGGCGCATGCGTCCACCGAAGGCGTGACCCACTTTCTCGAGCAATCGGCGATGGGCCTACTGGTCGAGAAGGAAGTCGACTACCTGGGGCAGCTTCTGGGCGAACCCGAGCGACCGTTCGTGGCCGTAATCGGGGGAGCCAAGGTGTCCGACAAGATCGGCATCATCGAAAAGCTCCTGGAGCGGGTAGACACCCTGCTCGTGGGCGGCGGCATGGCCTACACCTTCCTGCGGGCGCAGGGGCTGGCTACCGGCAACTCGCTGGTCGAGGAGGACAAGATCGATCTGGCGCGCGAGTTGCTGGACCGTGCGGGAGACCGCATCCGGATTCCTTCGGACCACGTGATTGCCAACCGGTTTGCGGCGGATGCTGATCGGCAGGTCGTCAGCGGAGCGATTCCCGACGGCTGGATGGGGCTGGACATTGGCCCCGAAACCGTGGCCGCTTACTCGAAGATCGTCGAAGACGCGAAGACCGTGGTTTGGAACGGGCCGATGGGCGTGTTTGAGATGGAAGCGTTTGCCGGCGGCACCAACGCCATCGCCGATGCCCTGGCCGCGTCGACCGACAGCGGCTGCCTCAGTGTGGTCGGCGGCGGGGATTCCGTGGCGGCCGTTACGCAGGCGGGGTACGAGGAGCGGTTGTCGCACGTGTCCACGGGCGGCGGCGCAATGCTCGAGTTTCTCGAAGGCAAGGTGCTGCCGGGGATTGCGGCGCTGACTGAGGCGTAG
- a CDS encoding tryptophan-rich sensory protein: MNRTRTIIGLVVALGVAFAAAAVGGWASASAGSFYAELVRPDWAPPGWLFGPVWSLLYALMGVASWLVWKEGGWRQNRTALVLYGAQLVANALWSWLFFAWRMGAAAFVEILLLWALIALTIRAFGRVRPLAGWLLAPYLAWVTFATALCWAMWRLNPELLGG, translated from the coding sequence ATGAATCGCACTCGCACCATAATCGGCCTGGTCGTGGCGCTGGGGGTGGCTTTTGCCGCCGCGGCCGTCGGCGGCTGGGCATCCGCTTCGGCAGGTTCGTTCTATGCCGAGTTGGTTCGGCCCGACTGGGCTCCGCCCGGATGGCTCTTCGGCCCTGTGTGGTCGCTGCTATACGCGCTGATGGGCGTTGCATCCTGGCTGGTGTGGAAGGAGGGCGGCTGGCGGCAGAACCGCACCGCTTTGGTTCTCTACGGGGCTCAACTTGTTGCGAACGCGCTGTGGTCCTGGCTTTTCTTCGCGTGGCGTATGGGTGCGGCTGCGTTTGTCGAGATCCTGCTGCTGTGGGCGCTCATCGCCCTGACCATCCGGGCGTTCGGGCGTGTTCGGCCGCTTGCCGGGTGGCTCTTGGCGCCCTATTTGGCGTGGGTGACGTTCGCGACAGCGCTTTGCTGGGCGATGTGGCGGCTGAATCCAGAGCTCCTGGGCGGGTAG
- a CDS encoding ABC transporter ATP-binding protein, whose amino-acid sequence MSDVVVHADSLGKRYSSFRSRPVQALQDFSLTVSRGEVFGLLGPNGAGKTTFVKALLGIIRPTSGRAHLLGHAAGHPASRARVGYLPEQHRFSGHLTAKGALDIYGRLHGFDASTRGAEIERLLNRVGLKDWGDVKVKKFSKGMMQRLGLAQALMGDPEIVFLDEPTDGVDPIGRKEIREIVTWLSGTGTTIFLNSHLLSEVEMVCTRVAILNKGKLVSLGSVADLTRAPAAYEAVASPIANPPEGVSHDGGDPWATYRIEADSPEALTEKLRALIGADAVIKEVREGKRSLEQAFVEIVTEEAA is encoded by the coding sequence ATGTCCGATGTTGTCGTGCACGCCGATTCCCTCGGGAAACGGTATTCCAGTTTTCGCAGCCGGCCGGTGCAGGCGCTGCAGGACTTCTCACTGACGGTGTCCCGCGGCGAAGTGTTTGGTTTGCTCGGCCCGAACGGCGCCGGCAAGACCACGTTCGTCAAGGCACTGCTCGGCATCATCAGGCCAACCAGTGGCCGCGCACACTTGCTCGGCCATGCGGCCGGCCACCCCGCATCCCGGGCCCGCGTGGGTTATCTGCCGGAGCAACACCGGTTTTCCGGACACCTGACGGCCAAGGGCGCGCTCGACATCTACGGTCGCCTGCACGGCTTCGACGCCTCAACACGCGGGGCCGAAATCGAGCGCCTTCTCAACCGCGTCGGCCTGAAGGACTGGGGGGACGTCAAGGTGAAGAAATTCTCCAAGGGCATGATGCAGCGTCTCGGCCTGGCCCAGGCGCTCATGGGCGACCCGGAAATCGTATTCCTCGACGAACCCACGGACGGCGTTGACCCCATCGGCCGTAAGGAAATCCGTGAAATAGTGACGTGGCTCTCCGGCACGGGCACGACCATTTTTCTGAACTCACACCTGTTGAGTGAGGTGGAGATGGTCTGCACGCGCGTAGCGATTCTCAACAAGGGCAAGCTGGTGAGCCTGGGCAGCGTCGCGGACCTCACCAGGGCGCCGGCGGCCTATGAAGCCGTCGCAAGTCCCATCGCCAATCCTCCGGAAGGTGTGAGCCACGACGGGGGCGATCCCTGGGCGACCTACCGAATCGAAGCCGACTCGCCCGAGGCCCTGACCGAGAAACTGCGCGCATTGATCGGCGCCGACGCGGTCATCAAGGAAGTGCGCGAAGGAAAACGGTCGCTGGAGCAGGCCTTTGTCGAAATCGTGACGGAGGAAGCAGCATGA
- a CDS encoding VanZ family protein yields the protein MLPLALFLAVLFVVPWLLVPPPDAPADPDREGRLWIWAGVVVLIIYTTLGPAQIINEWLRERSMLLNTVTIGVGAFAAVALAAWLRTKPGLQQVGFVLGALAAAAMAVMRVDSIELRTHLFEYGVVAMLIYQAFSERWRGRYGLFAPAAAGFAVSVVVGAVDEAIQWFLPNRVFDPVDIGFNAVAAGMVIGIGLVITWMRRRKESD from the coding sequence ATGCTTCCGCTTGCGCTCTTCCTGGCAGTGTTGTTTGTAGTGCCGTGGTTGTTGGTGCCGCCTCCGGATGCCCCGGCGGATCCCGATCGCGAGGGGCGCCTCTGGATCTGGGCGGGCGTGGTGGTGCTGATCATCTATACCACGCTGGGGCCGGCGCAGATTATCAACGAGTGGCTGCGGGAGCGTTCGATGCTCCTGAACACCGTGACGATCGGAGTCGGCGCGTTCGCAGCGGTAGCGCTGGCGGCGTGGCTCCGCACAAAGCCCGGCCTTCAACAGGTGGGATTTGTCCTGGGGGCGCTGGCCGCTGCCGCGATGGCGGTTATGCGCGTGGACTCGATTGAGCTTCGCACGCACCTGTTCGAGTACGGCGTGGTGGCGATGCTGATCTACCAGGCGTTCTCCGAGCGCTGGCGCGGTCGTTACGGGCTGTTTGCTCCGGCCGCAGCGGGCTTTGCCGTGTCGGTCGTAGTGGGTGCCGTGGATGAGGCCATCCAGTGGTTTCTGCCGAACCGCGTGTTCGACCCTGTGGACATCGGATTCAACGCGGTGGCAGCCGGGATGGTGATCGGAATCGGGTTGGTGATCACCTGGATGCGGAGACGTAAAGAGTCCGACTAG